The Altererythrobacter sp. Root672 genome includes a window with the following:
- a CDS encoding DNA-binding response regulator, translated as MGALHADTVLVVDDDPDSLRTVASMLESAQITALVANSGRAGLDILSRTVPDLVVVDAIMPGLDGFETTLKIKQDPALAHVPVIFMTGLTESEHVIEAFEVGGVDYVRKPVDLDELLARVRLHMANGRAVHASTASLDATGRMMMATDTSGELLWCTPKAERLIARTLPGWDRSETNLPAEIRSVVERLLSRSGTKGGSARVERPNCSLELAIIEHYRSNEVLIRLTELNPQRDAQKLQLQLGLTQREAEVMLWISYGKSNSDISEVLTISPRTVQKHLERIYEKLGVETRSAAAAMAIKVIGQ; from the coding sequence GTGGGCGCATTGCATGCCGATACCGTGCTCGTGGTCGACGACGATCCGGACTCGTTGCGAACAGTGGCCAGTATGCTGGAATCTGCCCAGATCACTGCGCTCGTGGCCAACTCGGGCCGCGCGGGCCTCGATATCCTGAGCCGGACGGTCCCGGACCTCGTCGTGGTCGACGCGATCATGCCGGGGCTCGACGGGTTCGAAACGACGCTCAAGATCAAACAGGATCCTGCGCTGGCGCATGTCCCCGTGATCTTCATGACCGGTCTGACTGAGAGCGAACATGTGATCGAAGCGTTCGAGGTCGGCGGCGTGGATTACGTCCGCAAGCCGGTCGACCTGGATGAGCTGCTGGCCCGCGTCCGGCTGCACATGGCCAACGGCAGGGCCGTGCACGCCAGCACGGCCAGTCTCGACGCGACGGGCCGAATGATGATGGCTACCGACACCTCGGGTGAGCTCTTGTGGTGCACGCCAAAGGCCGAGCGCTTGATTGCTCGCACTTTGCCAGGCTGGGACCGGAGCGAGACGAACCTGCCGGCGGAAATCCGCAGCGTGGTCGAGCGGCTGCTATCTCGCTCGGGCACCAAGGGCGGAAGCGCGCGGGTCGAGCGTCCGAACTGTTCGCTCGAGCTGGCGATAATCGAGCACTACCGTAGCAATGAAGTGCTCATCCGGCTTACCGAGCTCAACCCGCAACGCGATGCGCAGAAGCTACAGCTGCAACTGGGCCTGACCCAACGTGAAGCCGAAGTCATGCTCTGGATCAGCTACGGCAAGTCCAACTCCGACATCAGCGAAGTCCTCACCATCAGCCCGCGCACGGTGCAAAAGCACCTCGAGCGGATCTACGAAAAGCTTGGTGTAGAGACTCGCTCGGCGGCGGCTGCGATGGCGATCAAGGTGATCGGCCAGTAA
- a CDS encoding Rid family hydrolase codes for MLNRYLVAAAAATAALALPAAASAQVTRIQSNPQALILDAAEVSAGTDMIYLSGQLPSPIDAAKPMSAVTSLEEMGDTKAQTISTLSKIKAILEARGYAMSDLIKLSLFVAADPRLGKMDFAGVNEGFREFFKTAENPNTVARSTFQVAALVGPHFLIEIEAIAAKAPAN; via the coding sequence ATGCTGAACCGTTACCTGGTGGCCGCCGCAGCTGCGACCGCCGCGCTTGCCCTTCCCGCTGCCGCTTCGGCGCAAGTCACGCGAATCCAGAGCAATCCGCAGGCGCTGATCCTCGACGCCGCCGAGGTCAGTGCCGGAACCGATATGATCTACCTCTCGGGCCAGCTGCCTTCGCCGATCGACGCCGCGAAGCCAATGAGCGCGGTGACCTCGCTCGAAGAGATGGGCGACACCAAAGCCCAGACGATCAGCACGCTGTCCAAGATCAAGGCGATCCTCGAAGCGCGTGGCTATGCGATGAGCGACTTGATCAAGCTCTCGCTGTTCGTGGCGGCCGACCCGCGCCTCGGCAAGATGGACTTCGCCGGCGTGAACGAAGGTTTCCGCGAGTTCTTCAAGACCGCCGAGAATCCCAACACCGTGGCGCGGTCTACCTTCCAGGTGGCGGCCCTCGTTGGCCCGCATTTCCTGATCGAGATCGAGGCGATCGCGGCCAAGGCGCCGGCTAACTAG
- a CDS encoding TonB-dependent receptor plug domain-containing protein, translating to MSRVSRTFISLLLASSTLSAAHAQTTDAEPTLDETAPADENVIMVTGTRATGQQAADSASPIRLLGAEELSRVGQPNLNQALTQLVPSFSAQTQGTDMSNFSLSARLRGLNPNHTLVLVNGKRRHGSAILQVIAGPFQGSAAPSIDLIPPDAVQRIEVFQEGAAAVYGSDAIAGVVNIILKSNDQGGTAKVTGGQYYDSEGETLSVSGNLGFAIGESGFLNLTLFHRRNGHTFQGDGQTSVRDINGNLATNIPAAFVPIYDALDLKDINGGQAKSDLNVAFYNAGYDFGDFEFYSFGNVARREGEAYQGYRVPNRICTSSSNPATCFADTGTTGMVPLQKVVQDQYSITGGLRGDIGGWEWDLSSTYGSDGNDIFTIESANRSLFIDTGFTPTDFYNGSFSLTQWTNTLDIQHDVEIGLAEPLTIAFGAEYREETYGISPGDYGSRYKEGGQSFPGYSLTDAGDYSRDSKSAYLNFITNPVEGWVVDIAGRYEDYSDFGDTVIGKLTTRYDFTDEIALRGTVSTGFRAPTMGESYYSATNVAPTSASVQLPPNSAAAALLGFSPLKPEKSKNYSAGVVLRPADRLVVSLDGYYITIKDRIAGTSAIRGLVNNVPQTNLINGIPAYDAVMAAIAARGTVIDNVPTVSVQTFTNGIDTRTWGLDFSARYPVDLTFGELDLSLNANYNETKVTENRLGSALFTPQAESYLETAQPKYKATLGILFTKDAFSINLRQSYQGSSTVLVFPAISGYGPYEGVVKATPLTDLELGYEFTDWMKFSLGATNLFNKKPEIPELLPVAVASGTSPYVNGTTTINSRYGHGSYGSNGGYYYARLDFNF from the coding sequence ATGTCGCGCGTTTCACGGACTTTCATTTCCCTTCTCCTGGCCTCGAGCACGCTTTCCGCTGCCCATGCCCAGACCACCGATGCCGAGCCCACGCTCGACGAAACCGCCCCGGCCGACGAGAACGTCATCATGGTCACCGGCACCCGTGCCACAGGCCAGCAGGCAGCCGACAGCGCCTCGCCGATCCGGTTGCTGGGCGCAGAGGAGCTGAGCCGCGTAGGCCAGCCCAACCTCAACCAGGCGCTGACGCAGCTGGTGCCGTCGTTCTCGGCGCAGACGCAGGGCACCGACATGTCGAACTTCTCGCTCAGCGCGAGATTGCGCGGCCTTAACCCGAACCACACCCTGGTGCTGGTAAACGGCAAGCGCCGCCACGGCTCGGCGATCCTGCAAGTCATCGCCGGTCCGTTCCAGGGCTCGGCGGCCCCAAGCATCGACCTGATCCCACCGGACGCTGTCCAGCGCATCGAGGTGTTCCAGGAAGGCGCCGCGGCGGTCTACGGCTCGGACGCCATCGCCGGGGTGGTCAACATCATCCTCAAGAGCAACGACCAGGGCGGCACCGCCAAAGTCACCGGCGGTCAGTACTACGACAGCGAGGGTGAGACCCTTAGCGTCAGCGGCAACCTCGGCTTCGCGATCGGCGAGAGCGGGTTCCTCAACCTGACCCTGTTCCACCGCCGCAACGGCCACACCTTCCAGGGCGATGGCCAGACCTCAGTCCGCGACATCAACGGCAATCTCGCCACCAACATCCCCGCCGCCTTCGTGCCGATCTACGACGCGCTCGACCTCAAGGACATCAACGGCGGCCAGGCTAAGTCCGACCTCAATGTCGCGTTCTACAACGCCGGCTACGACTTCGGCGACTTCGAGTTCTACTCGTTCGGTAACGTCGCCCGGCGCGAAGGCGAGGCTTACCAGGGCTACCGCGTCCCGAACCGCATCTGCACCAGCTCGTCCAACCCGGCGACCTGCTTCGCCGACACTGGCACCACCGGCATGGTGCCGCTGCAGAAGGTGGTCCAGGACCAGTACTCGATCACAGGCGGCCTGCGCGGCGACATCGGCGGCTGGGAATGGGACCTGTCGAGCACTTACGGTTCGGACGGGAACGACATCTTCACCATCGAGTCCGCCAACCGCTCTTTGTTCATCGACACCGGGTTCACGCCGACCGACTTCTACAACGGCTCGTTCTCGCTAACCCAGTGGACCAATACCCTCGACATCCAGCATGACGTCGAGATCGGCCTCGCTGAACCGCTGACCATCGCCTTCGGCGCCGAATACCGCGAGGAAACCTACGGCATCAGCCCGGGCGATTACGGTTCGCGCTACAAGGAGGGCGGGCAGTCGTTCCCCGGCTACTCACTGACCGACGCCGGCGACTACAGCCGAGATTCGAAGTCGGCCTACCTCAACTTCATCACCAATCCGGTCGAAGGCTGGGTGGTCGATATCGCCGGCCGCTACGAGGACTACAGCGACTTCGGCGACACGGTGATCGGCAAGCTGACCACCCGCTACGACTTCACCGACGAGATCGCGCTACGCGGCACGGTCAGCACCGGCTTCCGCGCTCCAACCATGGGCGAGTCCTACTACTCGGCCACCAACGTCGCCCCGACCAGCGCCAGCGTGCAGTTGCCGCCGAACTCGGCTGCTGCGGCCTTGCTCGGCTTCTCGCCGCTCAAGCCGGAGAAGTCGAAGAACTACTCGGCCGGTGTCGTGCTGCGCCCCGCCGACAGGCTCGTCGTCTCGCTCGATGGCTACTACATCACGATCAAGGACCGCATCGCCGGCACCTCCGCCATCCGCGGCCTCGTCAACAACGTACCGCAGACCAACCTCATCAACGGCATTCCGGCCTACGATGCGGTCATGGCGGCGATCGCGGCCCGCGGCACGGTGATCGACAACGTGCCGACGGTGAGCGTGCAGACCTTCACCAACGGCATCGACACGCGGACCTGGGGCCTCGACTTCTCCGCCCGCTATCCGGTCGACCTGACCTTCGGTGAACTCGATCTCTCGCTGAATGCCAACTACAACGAGACCAAGGTTACCGAGAACCGCCTCGGCAGTGCCTTGTTCACGCCGCAGGCTGAAAGCTACCTCGAAACCGCGCAGCCCAAGTACAAGGCGACGCTCGGCATCCTGTTCACCAAGGACGCCTTCAGCATCAACTTGCGCCAGTCGTACCAGGGCAGCTCCACCGTCCTCGTGTTCCCCGCCATCAGCGGATACGGACCTTACGAGGGCGTGGTCAAGGCAACGCCGCTGACCGACCTCGAGCTCGGCTACGAGTTCACCGACTGGATGAAGTTCTCCCTCGGCGCGACCAACCTGTTCAACAAGAAGCCCGAGATCCCCGAACTGCTGCCGGTCGCAGTGGCCTCTGGAACCTCGCCCTACGTCAACGGCACGACCACGATCAACTCGCGGTACGGCCACGGCTCCTACGGCAGCAATGGCGGGTACTACTACGCCCGCCTCGACTTCAACTTCTGA
- a CDS encoding RidA family protein, protein MTLRMLPALFLAIGAAALPTVPAQAQVTRTKNNPESPIASTATVPPGTTLHFISGTTPSPLDPAKPEDLGDTRAQTLSVLTKIKAQLETLGLGMGDVVKMTVFLVGVPEKDGKMDSAAMNEVFRTFFGTAEQPNSPTRSTIQVAALGRPTMYVEIEAIAAK, encoded by the coding sequence ATGACCCTCAGAATGCTGCCCGCACTGTTCCTCGCGATCGGTGCAGCCGCGTTGCCGACAGTGCCCGCCCAGGCCCAGGTGACGCGGACCAAGAACAACCCGGAATCGCCCATCGCCAGCACTGCGACCGTGCCTCCGGGGACGACGCTCCACTTCATCTCCGGCACCACGCCTTCGCCGCTCGATCCCGCCAAGCCGGAAGACCTCGGCGACACCCGCGCGCAGACCCTCAGCGTGCTCACCAAGATCAAGGCTCAGCTCGAAACCCTGGGTCTCGGCATGGGCGACGTGGTCAAGATGACGGTGTTCCTCGTCGGTGTGCCCGAGAAGGATGGCAAGATGGACTCTGCGGCGATGAACGAGGTGTTCCGCACCTTCTTCGGCACCGCTGAGCAACCCAACTCGCCGACCCGCTCGACCATCCAGGTCGCCGCGCTTGGCCGGCCCACGATGTACGTCGAGATCGAGGCGATCGCTGCCAAGTGA
- a CDS encoding c-type cytochrome encodes MKSTISLGAMGVAGLALVTAFVAQAQDAPGGATSVEVSQEGREVYEQICQACHMADGKGGGEAGAAIPALAGNPNLADPAFGVGILVKGRGAMPWFTDILTPGQMAAVLTYVRSDLNDYPEPITEADVKRAIAASEAPTPDCSSCR; translated from the coding sequence ATGAAATCCACAATATCGCTCGGAGCGATGGGCGTGGCCGGCCTAGCGCTAGTCACTGCCTTCGTAGCCCAGGCCCAGGACGCGCCTGGCGGCGCGACCTCGGTCGAAGTCTCCCAGGAAGGCCGGGAAGTCTACGAACAGATTTGTCAGGCCTGCCACATGGCCGACGGCAAGGGCGGGGGCGAGGCCGGTGCCGCGATCCCCGCGCTGGCCGGGAATCCGAACCTGGCCGATCCGGCCTTCGGCGTCGGAATCCTCGTCAAGGGGCGGGGCGCCATGCCCTGGTTCACCGACATCCTCACTCCCGGGCAGATGGCGGCCGTGCTGACTTACGTCCGCAGCGATCTCAACGACTACCCCGAACCGATCACCGAAGCCGACGTGAAGCGCGCCATCGCCGCCTCCGAAGCGCCCACTCCCGATTGCTCCAGCTGCCGCTGA
- a CDS encoding flavin monoamine oxidase family protein: MNFTPQSRRDLLAMIGRVGGGLAMYQAMTALGHAAETQFTGPPTLSGARPGSKVLVLGAGLAGLLAAYELTRVGYSVQVLEYQDRPGGRNYSVRGGDKIVEVGGATQTVGFAPGNYLNPGPWRIPHHHRTLLHYCKQFGVEMEPFIQLNHNAFVHRSDAFGGKPQRYKEVAVDFKGHVSELLGKALNAGSLDDTVTAEDKEKLLVAMREWGALDANGKYSSSLRVSGQRGFDKAPGGGVDGAPTMSQVNGLGDVLSSHVWSQMGFYFGNVMQTTMFQPKGGMDMIGKGFAAQLGNIIRYDTKVTKIAQGDAGVTVSWEDTKSGRTGDAQADYCVCTLPASILAQMDIQVSDAKKAAIKALPYSGQVKIGLEMASRFWEDKYSIYGGHSFTDQAIGLISYPNNNMFKDGPAVLLGAFASGAGGYQFAGMTPEARIEAALAQGSVFHPDEYRREFRNGASVAWSRMPWILGCCATWTDQTREAHYQDLVSLDGRIVLAGEHASYYGCWMEGALLSSLDAVTRLHQRALAA; encoded by the coding sequence ATGAATTTCACTCCACAGAGCCGCCGCGATCTCCTGGCGATGATCGGCAGAGTCGGGGGCGGCCTGGCGATGTACCAGGCGATGACCGCGCTCGGACACGCTGCCGAAACCCAGTTCACCGGACCGCCCACGCTGTCGGGCGCGCGGCCGGGCTCCAAAGTGCTGGTGCTCGGCGCGGGCCTGGCGGGCTTGCTCGCGGCTTACGAGCTGACGCGGGTCGGCTACTCGGTGCAGGTCCTCGAATACCAGGACCGGCCCGGCGGGCGGAACTACTCGGTACGCGGCGGTGACAAGATCGTCGAGGTTGGCGGCGCCACGCAAACGGTCGGCTTCGCGCCGGGCAACTACCTCAACCCCGGCCCGTGGCGCATCCCGCACCACCACCGCACGCTGCTGCACTACTGCAAGCAGTTCGGGGTTGAAATGGAGCCCTTCATCCAGCTCAACCACAACGCTTTCGTGCACCGCTCCGACGCCTTCGGCGGCAAGCCGCAGCGCTACAAGGAAGTCGCGGTCGACTTCAAAGGCCACGTCTCCGAACTGCTCGGCAAGGCGCTCAACGCCGGTTCGCTCGACGATACGGTCACCGCGGAGGACAAGGAAAAGCTGCTCGTCGCCATGCGCGAGTGGGGCGCACTCGACGCCAACGGCAAGTACTCTTCATCGCTGCGCGTCTCTGGCCAGCGCGGCTTCGACAAGGCTCCGGGCGGCGGTGTCGATGGTGCGCCGACCATGTCTCAGGTCAACGGCCTCGGCGATGTCCTCTCGTCGCACGTGTGGTCGCAGATGGGCTTCTACTTCGGCAATGTGATGCAGACGACGATGTTCCAGCCCAAGGGCGGGATGGACATGATCGGCAAGGGCTTTGCCGCCCAGCTCGGCAATATCATCCGCTACGACACCAAGGTCACCAAGATCGCCCAGGGCGATGCCGGCGTGACCGTCAGCTGGGAAGACACCAAGTCCGGCCGCACCGGCGATGCCCAGGCCGACTACTGCGTCTGCACCCTGCCGGCCTCGATCCTGGCGCAGATGGACATCCAGGTCAGCGACGCGAAGAAGGCCGCGATCAAGGCCCTGCCGTACTCCGGGCAGGTCAAGATCGGCCTCGAAATGGCCAGCCGCTTCTGGGAGGACAAGTACTCGATCTACGGCGGACACAGCTTCACCGACCAGGCGATCGGACTGATCTCCTATCCGAACAACAACATGTTCAAGGACGGCCCGGCGGTGCTGCTCGGGGCCTTCGCCAGCGGGGCAGGCGGCTACCAGTTCGCCGGCATGACGCCCGAGGCGCGGATCGAGGCGGCGCTGGCGCAAGGCTCGGTGTTCCACCCCGACGAGTACCGCCGCGAATTCCGCAACGGCGCCTCGGTGGCCTGGAGCCGCATGCCGTGGATCCTCGGCTGCTGCGCCACCTGGACCGACCAGACGCGCGAGGCCCACTACCAGGATCTCGTCTCGCTCGACGGCCGTATCGTGCTCGCGGGCGAACATGCCTCCTACTACGGGTGCTGGATGGAAGGCGCCCTGTTGTCCTCGCTCGACGCGGTCACGCGTCTGCACCAGCGCGCACTGGCAGCTTGA
- a CDS encoding UrcA family protein: MKIVGAAIAAAGLLVSTAAIANVRDDQMSVSVTRPAEGGREQVSLQVSTDGLDLATVDGAAKLRKRVTRAIAAACNPGDRLDADLAPDFQCRREMAASAEPALINASRQAIAYN; this comes from the coding sequence ATGAAGATTGTTGGAGCCGCGATTGCGGCTGCTGGTCTGCTTGTCTCTACCGCAGCCATCGCCAATGTACGTGACGACCAGATGTCCGTTTCAGTGACACGTCCGGCCGAAGGCGGCCGCGAGCAGGTCTCGCTGCAAGTGTCTACCGACGGGCTCGATCTTGCTACCGTCGATGGCGCCGCGAAGCTCCGCAAGCGGGTCACTCGTGCCATCGCTGCTGCCTGCAATCCTGGCGATCGCCTCGATGCAGACCTTGCGCCGGACTTTCAGTGCCGCCGCGAAATGGCCGCCAGCGCAGAGCCGGCCCTGATCAACGCCTCGCGCCAGGCGATCGCGTACAACTGA
- a CDS encoding GNAT family N-acetyltransferase, whose product MHIRKATPDDAEAILGIILPTIREGATYALASEMTGAQALDYWMSTEKETFVAVDDGTVVGTYYLRPNQAGGGAHVCNCGYVTSAAATGRGVARRMCEHSLNQAKASGYRAMQFNFVVSTNERAVRLWKSLGFEIVGRLPGAFRHPQAGFVDALVMFRAL is encoded by the coding sequence ATGCATATCAGGAAAGCCACCCCGGACGACGCCGAGGCCATCCTCGGGATCATTCTCCCAACGATCAGGGAAGGCGCCACTTACGCGCTCGCCTCCGAAATGACGGGCGCTCAGGCGCTGGATTACTGGATGTCGACCGAGAAAGAGACGTTCGTGGCCGTCGATGACGGCACCGTCGTGGGCACTTACTACCTGCGCCCCAACCAGGCCGGCGGCGGAGCCCACGTGTGCAATTGCGGCTATGTGACCAGCGCTGCGGCGACGGGGCGTGGCGTCGCCCGGCGAATGTGCGAACACTCGCTCAATCAGGCTAAAGCCAGCGGCTATCGGGCGATGCAGTTCAACTTTGTGGTGAGCACCAACGAGCGGGCGGTGCGTTTGTGGAAGTCGCTGGGATTTGAGATCGTGGGCCGGCTGCCAGGGGCGTTCCGTCATCCGCAAGCGGGGTTCGTGGACGCGCTTGTGATGTTCCGGGCGCTCTGA
- a CDS encoding cation diffusion facilitator family transporter: MTHKSRIFDFRDESKVLRASIAATLTVAVVGIILGLASGSFSIMFEGIYAIVDAGMSLLSLVVVNLITAYAQSTDLPPRLRERFTMGFWHLEPIVLAMNGLMLIGVATYALFNAISSLLEGGRELQFGLAILYAGITLAICATVAAIETRANRLIGSDFIRLDVRSWVMSGCIAAALLVAFGLGIAVQGTQFQWVSPYIDPAALALICLVVIPLPITSVRRALSDILLVTPADLKQRVDEVCARFVAEQDFLTYRAYVAKVGRSHNIEVYFILKPGGPPRAMAKWDALRDEIGEAIGGDGPHQWLTIVFTEDLEWA; this comes from the coding sequence ATGACCCATAAATCCAGGATTTTCGACTTCCGCGACGAGAGCAAAGTTCTCCGAGCCTCGATCGCCGCCACCCTGACCGTCGCGGTAGTCGGCATCATCTTGGGCCTCGCCTCGGGCTCCTTCTCGATCATGTTCGAGGGCATCTATGCAATTGTCGACGCGGGGATGAGCTTGTTGTCCCTCGTCGTGGTCAACCTCATTACCGCCTACGCCCAGTCGACCGACCTTCCGCCGCGTTTGCGCGAGCGGTTCACGATGGGGTTCTGGCATCTCGAACCGATCGTGCTGGCGATGAATGGGCTGATGCTGATCGGGGTCGCCACATATGCCTTGTTCAACGCGATAAGCAGCTTGCTGGAAGGTGGGCGCGAACTGCAGTTCGGACTTGCCATACTCTACGCGGGGATCACGCTTGCGATTTGCGCGACGGTCGCGGCTATCGAGACGCGAGCCAACCGGCTCATCGGTTCCGATTTCATCCGGCTCGATGTCAGGTCCTGGGTCATGTCGGGTTGCATCGCAGCGGCCCTGCTGGTCGCTTTCGGGCTCGGTATCGCGGTGCAGGGAACGCAGTTCCAGTGGGTTTCGCCCTACATCGACCCGGCTGCACTGGCGCTGATCTGCCTCGTGGTCATTCCTTTGCCGATCACCAGCGTGCGTAGGGCGCTATCGGACATCCTGCTCGTCACCCCTGCGGATCTCAAGCAGCGGGTCGATGAGGTTTGTGCTCGCTTCGTGGCGGAACAGGATTTCCTCACTTACCGCGCCTACGTAGCGAAGGTCGGGCGTTCGCATAACATCGAGGTCTACTTCATCCTCAAACCGGGCGGGCCACCCCGCGCCATGGCCAAATGGGATGCGCTCAGAGACGAGATCGGTGAAGCGATCGGCGGCGACGGCCCCCACCAGTGGCTGACGATCGTGTTCACTGAAGATCTGGAATGGGCGTGA
- a CDS encoding CS1-pili formation C-terminal domain-containing protein, with protein MASFHPTGARASLRSLVLGCTILSAGGWVQPVQAKDAGIPVILVGEPEGFSDLTESQVLLVDVYFGGVRKGEAKISAVPGAVSFLEPAATLALLPELTDRAAVEAALAAGDLPANAALACSNSTDPAICGDLDPDVVGVIFDRNHFRLDIFLNPRFIAVNELVADAYLPEPEGGVAMINSIGAVLSGRLGEGSSYYNFQDNIIVGNGERRLRADLSYASELGFGAERIALEWDRPGLRYSAGALWAPGNDLFGRRKLVGAGIETQIDTRLDKDVLSGSPVVVYLQQRARVDIVRDGRVLSSAIYEAGNQQLDTSMLPDGAYDIILRIEEPGQPAREERRFFNKNRRVPSEGRTDFFAFGGMLVDASESHSLDVSNRPYLQGGVAHRLSKSWVVEGGVEATDETATAEVAAVFLSDIVQLRAAAVANLSGTYGGVLQIMSGGYSRLNFNFDLRRIEADEFDGGPIVPPGSPGSPSGLPGSFWQGGSYSQIGGVVSFSLASIRFLGTFFYRDDPTQEARYSIGPALEWDVLQKGPFTLTMRGDATATDRGRSGFAGISLRFLGARSSLTGLGGTRASTITGDDLGEGPAGAVSASWSPSLGAGELALGAGLEHQPNRDNIVGSTEFRHRLGTLAGDLVHSEGQGSSATQYSLGLQTTLIAGAGSLQVAGRTTTESMIVAHVKGASKDDRFDVYVDEQVAGSITGAEPFTLSLPPYRAYDVRIRPTGEGLLAYDSASRKVSLYPGTVSNLDWVVSRITIKFGRLTAPDGSPLRGASITGKGVWSETDDNGYFQIEASDNADLEVTLNDGRTYAMTLPTGEVRSGIARLGAIVCCTETEIQLGSLGELPSPANGGSK; from the coding sequence GTGGCCAGCTTCCACCCGACCGGCGCCCGCGCTTCGCTTCGAAGCCTGGTCTTGGGTTGTACGATCCTTTCGGCGGGAGGGTGGGTTCAGCCCGTCCAAGCGAAGGACGCTGGCATTCCAGTGATCCTGGTCGGGGAGCCTGAGGGGTTCTCGGACCTGACCGAAAGCCAGGTCCTGCTGGTGGACGTCTACTTTGGCGGCGTGCGCAAGGGTGAGGCAAAGATCAGCGCCGTTCCGGGCGCGGTGAGCTTTCTTGAGCCGGCGGCGACACTGGCGCTGCTTCCCGAGCTGACGGACCGCGCCGCGGTCGAGGCGGCCCTTGCCGCTGGAGACTTGCCCGCCAACGCGGCCCTCGCCTGTTCGAACTCGACCGATCCGGCTATTTGCGGGGATCTCGATCCTGACGTTGTCGGTGTGATCTTCGACCGCAATCACTTCCGCCTCGATATCTTTCTGAACCCCCGCTTCATCGCCGTGAACGAGTTGGTCGCGGACGCCTATCTGCCGGAGCCTGAAGGTGGCGTGGCGATGATCAATTCGATCGGGGCAGTGCTGTCCGGGCGTTTGGGCGAAGGGTCGAGCTACTACAACTTCCAGGACAACATCATCGTCGGCAACGGGGAACGGCGCCTGCGCGCGGACCTTTCTTATGCCAGCGAACTCGGTTTCGGAGCCGAACGGATCGCGCTTGAATGGGATCGACCCGGCCTGCGCTACTCTGCCGGCGCCTTGTGGGCACCGGGCAATGACCTTTTCGGCCGGCGCAAGCTGGTCGGGGCGGGCATCGAAACGCAGATCGACACCCGGCTCGACAAGGACGTGCTGTCCGGTAGCCCAGTAGTGGTCTACCTGCAGCAGCGCGCTCGCGTCGACATCGTGCGCGACGGGCGGGTGCTCAGTTCTGCCATCTACGAGGCGGGCAACCAGCAGCTCGACACCTCCATGCTGCCCGATGGCGCTTACGACATCATCTTGCGGATCGAAGAACCGGGACAACCGGCGCGTGAAGAACGGCGCTTCTTCAACAAGAACCGCCGCGTGCCGTCAGAAGGGCGGACCGACTTCTTCGCATTTGGCGGTATGCTCGTCGATGCCTCCGAAAGCCATTCGCTGGACGTATCAAATCGTCCCTACCTTCAGGGCGGCGTGGCTCACAGGCTGAGCAAGAGCTGGGTCGTCGAGGGCGGCGTCGAGGCGACCGACGAGACGGCCACCGCCGAGGTTGCAGCGGTCTTTCTGAGCGACATCGTGCAGTTGCGGGCAGCCGCAGTTGCCAACCTTTCCGGGACTTATGGTGGCGTGCTGCAAATCATGTCCGGGGGCTATTCGCGCTTGAATTTCAACTTCGATCTCCGCCGGATCGAAGCAGACGAGTTTGATGGCGGGCCGATTGTCCCTCCGGGCTCGCCGGGTTCTCCTTCGGGCCTGCCGGGCTCGTTCTGGCAGGGTGGAAGCTATTCTCAGATCGGCGGTGTCGTCTCATTCAGCCTGGCCAGCATCCGCTTCCTGGGGACCTTTTTCTACCGCGACGACCCAACGCAGGAGGCCCGCTACAGCATCGGTCCGGCGCTTGAATGGGATGTGCTGCAAAAGGGGCCGTTCACACTGACCATGCGCGGTGACGCGACAGCCACCGACCGCGGAAGGTCTGGTTTTGCCGGTATTTCCCTGCGCTTCCTCGGCGCCAGATCATCGCTGACCGGGCTCGGCGGCACGAGGGCATCGACCATCACCGGCGATGACCTGGGTGAAGGCCCGGCGGGCGCCGTCTCCGCATCCTGGAGTCCGTCGCTCGGCGCTGGCGAGTTGGCCTTGGGGGCCGGACTCGAGCACCAGCCCAATCGCGACAATATCGTCGGGTCGACCGAGTTCCGCCATCGCCTCGGCACGCTCGCCGGCGATCTGGTCCACAGTGAAGGTCAGGGCTCCTCGGCTACGCAGTACAGCCTCGGCCTACAGACCACGCTCATTGCCGGGGCAGGGTCATTGCAGGTCGCTGGCAGGACAACCACTGAAAGCATGATCGTCGCGCACGTGAAGGGTGCGAGCAAGGATGATCGCTTCGATGTCTATGTCGACGAGCAGGTGGCCGGCTCCATCACCGGTGCAGAGCCGTTCACGCTCTCCTTGCCTCCTTACCGGGCTTACGACGTGCGTATCCGTCCGACCGGAGAAGGGCTGCTCGCCTACGACAGCGCGTCGCGCAAGGTTAGTCTCTATCCCGGAACCGTCTCCAATCTCGATTGGGTCGTTTCGCGGATTACGATCAAGTTCGGCCGGCTTACGGCTCCCGATGGCTCCCCCCTTCGGGGTGCCTCGATCACCGGCAAGGGGGTGTGGAGCGAGACCGACGACAATGGATACTTCCAGATCGAAGCATCCGACAACGCCGATCTCGAAGTGACCCTCAACGATGGCCGGACTTACGCGATGACGCTTCCAACCGGTGAAGTCCGCTCCGGCATCGCTCGCCTCGGTGCGATCGTTTGCTGCACCGAAACCGAAATCCAGCTCGGCTCACTGGGTGAGCTGCCCAGCCCTGCTAACGGAGGATCAAAGTGA